The following are encoded in a window of Streptomyces griseiscabiei genomic DNA:
- a CDS encoding alpha/beta hydrolase — MSNASEPTPPVLEPAAAAFAEATANPPFLFELPPAEGRKAVDEVQSGEIEKPDVDEEWITVSGGPTGSVRARIVRPAGAGGVLPVVLYIHGAGWVFGNAHTHDRLVRELAVGANAAVVFPEYDLSPEARYPVAIEQNYAVAKWVVEQGASKDLDGSRLAVAGDSVGGNMTAALTLMAKQRGDVPLVQQVLFYPVTDASFDTGSYRQFATGYFLRRDGMEWFWDQYTTDEAERAQITASPLRASVEQLEGLPPALVVTGEADVLRDEGEAYANKLREAGVPVTAVRFQGVIHDFVMLNALRGTHAAEAALTLATTTLHNALHST; from the coding sequence ATGTCCAACGCCTCCGAACCGACCCCTCCGGTCCTGGAACCGGCCGCCGCCGCCTTCGCGGAGGCCACGGCCAACCCGCCCTTCCTCTTCGAACTGCCGCCCGCGGAGGGCCGGAAGGCGGTCGACGAGGTGCAGTCCGGCGAGATCGAGAAGCCGGACGTCGACGAGGAGTGGATCACCGTCTCGGGCGGCCCGACGGGCAGTGTGCGGGCGCGGATCGTACGGCCCGCGGGTGCCGGGGGCGTGCTGCCGGTCGTTCTCTACATCCACGGCGCGGGCTGGGTGTTCGGCAACGCGCACACCCATGACCGGCTGGTGCGCGAGCTGGCCGTCGGCGCGAACGCCGCCGTGGTCTTCCCGGAGTACGACCTCTCCCCCGAGGCCCGTTACCCCGTCGCCATCGAGCAGAACTACGCGGTCGCCAAGTGGGTCGTCGAGCAGGGCGCGTCCAAGGACCTGGACGGGTCCCGGCTGGCCGTCGCCGGTGACTCGGTCGGCGGCAACATGACCGCGGCGCTGACCCTGATGGCCAAACAGCGCGGTGACGTCCCGCTGGTCCAGCAGGTGCTGTTCTACCCGGTGACCGACGCGAGCTTCGACACCGGTTCGTACCGGCAGTTCGCCACCGGCTACTTCCTGCGCCGTGACGGCATGGAGTGGTTCTGGGACCAGTACACGACCGACGAGGCCGAGCGCGCCCAGATCACCGCGTCACCGCTGCGCGCGAGCGTCGAGCAGCTCGAAGGCCTGCCTCCGGCCCTGGTCGTCACGGGCGAGGCCGACGTCCTGCGCGACGAGGGCGAGGCGTACGCCAACAAGCTGCGCGAGGCGGGAGTACCGGTGACCGCCGTCCGCTTCCAGGGCGTCATCCACGACTTCGTCATGCTCAACGCCCTACGCGGAACACACGCCGCCGAAGCCGCCCTCACCCTCGCCACGACCACCCTGCACAACGCCCTGCACAGCACCTGA
- a CDS encoding hydrolase codes for MVDIDEVTATPGPDLLTPDNCAVLFVDHQPQMFFGTGSGDRTAIINATVGLAKAARVFDVPVVLSTVAAEDFSGPLLPQLADVFPGRGAVDRTTMNAWEDIAFVEAVKATGRKKLVIAGLWTEVCVVLPALSALAQGYEVYVVTDASGGVSPQAHEHAVQRMIQAGAVPVTWVQVLLEFQRDWARTETYGPTIEVVKEHGGAYGLGIVYAQAVIGEHAAG; via the coding sequence ATGGTCGACATCGACGAGGTCACCGCGACCCCCGGACCCGATCTGCTCACCCCCGACAACTGCGCGGTCCTGTTCGTGGACCATCAGCCGCAGATGTTCTTCGGCACCGGCAGCGGTGACCGCACCGCGATCATCAACGCGACCGTGGGTCTGGCCAAGGCCGCCAGGGTCTTCGACGTACCGGTGGTCCTCAGCACGGTGGCCGCCGAGGACTTCTCCGGCCCGCTCCTGCCGCAGCTCGCGGACGTGTTCCCCGGCCGTGGTGCGGTCGACCGTACGACCATGAACGCCTGGGAGGACATCGCCTTCGTCGAGGCGGTGAAGGCCACAGGACGGAAGAAGCTGGTCATCGCGGGTCTGTGGACGGAGGTCTGTGTCGTCCTGCCCGCCCTGTCCGCGCTCGCCCAGGGCTATGAGGTCTACGTCGTCACCGACGCGTCCGGCGGTGTCAGCCCGCAGGCACACGAGCACGCCGTGCAGCGGATGATCCAGGCCGGTGCCGTACCGGTGACCTGGGTGCAGGTGCTGCTGGAGTTCCAGCGCGACTGGGCGCGTACGGAGACGTACGGGCCGACCATCGAGGTGGTCAAGGAGCACGGCGGCGCCTACGGCCTCGGGATCGTCTACGCGCAGGCAGTCATCGGGGAGCACGCGGCGGGCTGA
- a CDS encoding helix-turn-helix domain-containing protein codes for MTRSSFRSGSRSDTGAAGVAGLRVSVLDLGPGFDGTAAELPGGGRPGPDAYRLTARTGGAYLLVGVGGTGVPPTDRLPDVSLQPGDICFYDANHPPRLDLPTHGRLKVFLVPREELGLEDADLRRVVTTPVARSSRLGSLLSPFLSELADTAVSAAPLVGEMLARNAVNLLATLATEQLGRTVTGTPGGRSPLVARMLRFIDQHLADADLSPEVIAGAHHISVRYLHKLFQDEGTTVGRWIQRRRLEECRRDLVLGVRNRRTIASVAGRWGFLSATHFSRVFRAAYGMSPSEWRDAAGRTRTLSPPRAPR; via the coding sequence ATGACCAGGTCCAGTTTCAGGTCCGGGTCCAGATCCGACACCGGCGCGGCGGGAGTGGCGGGACTCCGCGTCTCCGTGCTCGACCTGGGCCCCGGGTTCGACGGGACGGCCGCGGAGCTGCCCGGGGGCGGGCGGCCCGGGCCGGACGCGTACCGGCTGACCGCGCGGACCGGCGGCGCGTATCTGCTGGTGGGCGTCGGCGGCACCGGCGTTCCGCCCACCGACCGGCTCCCCGATGTCTCCCTCCAGCCCGGGGACATCTGTTTCTACGACGCGAACCACCCACCGCGGCTGGACCTCCCCACCCACGGCCGGCTGAAGGTCTTCCTCGTCCCGCGCGAGGAGCTGGGACTGGAGGACGCCGATCTGCGCCGCGTCGTCACCACCCCGGTCGCCCGGTCCTCCCGGCTGGGGTCACTGCTGTCGCCGTTCCTGTCCGAACTGGCCGACACGGCGGTCTCGGCCGCGCCCCTGGTCGGCGAGATGCTCGCCCGCAACGCCGTGAACCTGCTGGCCACCCTCGCCACCGAGCAGCTGGGGCGGACCGTGACGGGCACACCGGGCGGCCGGTCACCGCTGGTGGCGCGGATGCTGCGGTTCATCGACCAGCATCTGGCCGACGCGGACCTGTCACCCGAGGTGATCGCGGGCGCCCATCACATCTCGGTCCGCTATCTGCACAAGCTCTTCCAGGACGAGGGCACGACCGTGGGCCGCTGGATCCAGCGACGCCGTCTGGAGGAGTGCCGTCGCGACCTCGTCCTGGGCGTCCGCAACCGCCGCACCATCGCCTCGGTCGCCGGCCGCTGGGGCTTCCTGAGCGCGACCCACTTCAGCCGGGTGTTCCGGGCGGCGTACGGCATGTCACCGAGCGAGTGGCGGGACGCGGCGGGGCGGACGCGGACGCTCAGCCCGCCGCGTGCTCCCCGATGA
- a CDS encoding AfsR/SARP family transcriptional regulator produces MTRGTRFEVLGPLRVCLDGREPDLGFPQQRALLALLVVRAGRPVPSDEIVDVLWPDRAPASARNVVRRYAGSLRRLLEPGLPPRAPGRRLLRRAGGYLLEADEDEVDLLRFRALTKRGMRAAATGRSEAASAHFLDALNEWRGPVAMGVPAVAREHAVFTAVERELVHTTRMAADAALLRGGSERLLPRLRQALELDPLNESLHAALVMALASSGLQAEALAAYTRVRRLLAEELAVAPGPELTEAHTRVLRQEWTTLTPARPTAPHPEDTPTPGTHPPRSEDARGSGTRRPRPATADSATDAGPGPGNGHGPAPDSDSLPAQLPPSPPEFVGRQPEVARLSEITDAAASAPVSVLICGMPGVGKTALASHWARRVAGRFPDGRLRVGLRGFDPVRAPLTPAEALRELLVALGVPPARMPDRTDSLAGLYRSLVADRRLLVVLDDAADTEQVRPLLPASPGCLTLVTSRRGLSGLIAAGTHPLHLDPPSTADARAVLAAHTGPARPAAEPEAADEIVMRCGRLPLALTLVAARATAHPGVPLAALAAELRRPSHLLAGLRTAFALSYRRLPPEHTRLLRKLTLHPGPDLTPDTAAALLGLPVRRSRRLLDDLADAHLVIEHAPGRYTQHELLRAFATEPPET; encoded by the coding sequence GTGACTCGGGGGACGCGGTTCGAGGTGCTGGGACCGCTGCGGGTGTGTCTGGACGGGCGGGAGCCGGATCTCGGGTTCCCGCAACAGCGGGCCCTGCTCGCGTTGTTGGTGGTGCGGGCCGGGCGGCCGGTGCCGTCGGACGAGATCGTCGACGTACTGTGGCCCGACCGGGCGCCGGCCAGTGCGCGCAACGTGGTGCGCCGTTACGCCGGTTCGCTGCGGCGGCTGCTCGAACCCGGGCTGCCGCCCCGGGCCCCCGGCCGGCGGCTGCTGCGGCGCGCCGGGGGTTATCTGCTGGAGGCGGACGAGGACGAGGTCGATCTGCTGCGGTTCCGCGCGCTCACCAAGCGGGGCATGCGGGCGGCGGCCACCGGGCGGTCCGAGGCCGCGTCGGCGCACTTCCTGGACGCGTTGAACGAGTGGCGCGGTCCGGTGGCCATGGGGGTCCCCGCCGTGGCACGGGAGCACGCCGTCTTCACGGCGGTGGAACGGGAGTTGGTGCACACGACCCGGATGGCCGCCGACGCGGCCCTCCTCCGCGGCGGCTCCGAGCGGTTGCTGCCCCGGCTGCGCCAGGCCCTCGAACTCGACCCCCTGAACGAGTCCTTGCACGCCGCCCTCGTCATGGCCCTCGCCTCGTCCGGCCTCCAGGCCGAGGCCCTCGCCGCCTACACGCGCGTACGACGGCTCCTGGCCGAGGAACTGGCGGTCGCCCCCGGCCCGGAACTGACCGAGGCCCACACCCGCGTCCTCCGCCAGGAATGGACCACCCTCACCCCGGCGCGCCCCACGGCCCCCCACCCCGAGGACACGCCGACACCGGGCACACACCCGCCACGTTCGGAGGATGCACGGGGTTCCGGTACGCGTCGGCCCCGCCCCGCGACGGCCGACAGCGCAACCGACGCCGGCCCCGGACCGGGCAATGGCCACGGCCCGGCCCCCGACTCCGACTCCCTCCCCGCCCAACTCCCGCCCAGCCCGCCCGAGTTCGTCGGCCGACAACCCGAGGTCGCCCGGCTGTCGGAGATCACGGACGCGGCGGCATCGGCACCCGTCTCCGTGCTGATCTGCGGCATGCCCGGCGTCGGGAAGACCGCGCTCGCGTCGCACTGGGCGCGCCGGGTGGCCGGGCGCTTCCCCGACGGTCGACTACGCGTGGGGCTACGGGGGTTCGACCCCGTCCGGGCTCCGCTGACCCCGGCGGAGGCGCTGCGGGAGTTGCTCGTCGCGCTCGGGGTGCCTCCGGCGCGGATGCCGGACCGGACGGACTCCCTCGCCGGGCTGTACCGCAGCCTGGTGGCCGACCGGAGGCTGCTGGTCGTGCTGGACGACGCGGCCGACACCGAGCAGGTACGACCGCTGCTGCCCGCGTCGCCCGGCTGTCTGACCCTGGTCACCAGTCGTCGCGGGCTGTCCGGCCTGATCGCCGCGGGCACCCACCCCCTGCATCTGGACCCGCCCTCGACGGCCGACGCACGGGCGGTGCTCGCGGCCCACACCGGCCCCGCCCGACCGGCCGCGGAGCCCGAGGCGGCCGACGAGATCGTCATGCGGTGCGGTCGCCTCCCCCTCGCCCTGACCCTCGTCGCGGCCCGTGCCACCGCCCACCCGGGCGTCCCCCTCGCAGCCCTCGCGGCCGAACTCCGGCGCCCCTCACACCTCCTCGCCGGACTCCGTACCGCCTTCGCCCTCTCCTACCGTCGCCTCCCACCCGAACACACGCGGCTCTTGCGGAAGTTGACCCTGCACCCGGGCCCGGACCTGACCCCGGACACGGCCGCGGCCCTGCTCGGCCTCCCGGTCCGGCGCTCCCGGCGACTGCTCGACGACCTCGCCGACGCCCACCTCGTCATCGAGCACGCGCCCGGCCGCTACACCCAGCACGAGCTCCTGCGCGCCTTCGCCACCGAGCCGCCCGAGACCTGA
- a CDS encoding AfsR/SARP family transcriptional regulator produces the protein MALEPVRFAVLGSVRVERTGAEPAWGRPQERALLALLLVRAGQPVAVSEIVDVLWGRLSPDSAVNVIRRHIGSLRRMLEPGLPNRATGRWLIRDAGGYRLLVDADSLDLLRFRRLRDEAHRVRGDTEGSATRVVELLTEALGLWRGPVGAGLPEELRERAGFAAVDRERASAAREAADAALRAGLPAAVLPPLREAVADAPLDEPLLARLVRVLAATGRETEALHTFRAARERLADELGIDPGPELRDAHRRVRREGAGREGVPGATGTGSPEAPAPEADAEAEAEAAVPEAEGVTVAEGETVGAPTPPSRAPTAVPAQLPHDLPTFTGRRAELEQVLALLTDSDGGADVDAGTGTVVISAIGGMAGIGKTTLAVHWAHRVADRFPDGQLYVNLRGFAPSGAVMESGEAVRVFLDALGVPPERVPHGVDAQAALYRSLLAGRRFLVLLDNARDTEQVRPLLPGTPGCLTIVTSRDQLAGLVSSHGAHTLALRPLDTAQARAFLERRLGAGRLTGEARAVTEIAALCGGLPLALACVAARAAAHPGFPLSAIAAELRAAHGSLDAFSRTDPSANVGAVFSWSLGALSPSAAHLFPLLALHPGPDFSVAATAALTGLPARRARRLLAELADVHLLGEPAPGRYALHDLLRAHAAELLEERRPEDEREAATERLYAYYVHTAHAAEPLLAPHADPLPPDPAPAGVQAEPLAGHEEALTWLTAEYPVLLAVVGAAARSGRDRVAGALAWSLEPFFDRRGHWHDWATVQRIALDAALRTADPGWEARGLRALARAESRLGLHGTARPRLDRALALFAELGDDIGRADTHRSLGWTRDQEGDLPGALRHNRLAMELFRSGGRRAAYASVLNSVGWYHTLLGEHREALRHCHEALTLLQDLGDRYGEAATWHTLAYAHHHLGRHPNALVGYGHALALYRELGVPYLEACTLVHIGDTHEAMSDHATAHEVRQQALTLLITLGHPDADQVRAQLDATGRYG, from the coding sequence TTGGCGCTGGAGCCGGTGCGGTTCGCGGTTCTGGGGTCGGTCCGGGTGGAGCGGACGGGGGCGGAACCGGCGTGGGGGCGCCCTCAGGAACGGGCGCTGCTGGCGCTGTTGCTGGTACGGGCCGGGCAGCCGGTGGCGGTGAGCGAGATCGTCGACGTGCTGTGGGGACGGCTGTCGCCGGACAGCGCCGTCAATGTGATCAGGCGTCATATCGGCTCCCTGCGGCGGATGTTGGAGCCGGGCCTGCCCAACCGTGCCACCGGCCGCTGGCTGATACGGGACGCGGGCGGCTACCGGCTCCTCGTCGACGCCGACTCCCTGGATCTGCTGCGGTTCCGCCGGCTGCGGGACGAGGCGCACCGGGTCCGTGGCGACACCGAGGGGTCGGCGACGCGGGTGGTGGAGCTGCTCACCGAGGCGCTGGGGCTGTGGCGGGGCCCGGTCGGGGCGGGGCTGCCCGAGGAGCTGCGGGAGCGCGCCGGGTTCGCGGCGGTCGACCGGGAACGGGCGTCGGCCGCACGGGAGGCGGCCGACGCGGCACTGCGGGCCGGCCTCCCCGCCGCCGTACTGCCCCCGCTCCGGGAGGCGGTCGCCGACGCCCCGCTGGACGAACCCCTGCTGGCCCGGCTCGTCCGTGTCCTGGCCGCCACCGGGCGCGAGACCGAGGCGCTCCACACCTTCCGCGCGGCCCGCGAGCGGCTCGCCGACGAGCTGGGCATCGATCCGGGTCCGGAGCTCCGGGACGCGCATCGACGGGTCCGGCGTGAGGGTGCGGGGCGCGAGGGTGTGCCGGGCGCCACCGGCACCGGTTCACCGGAGGCCCCGGCGCCCGAAGCCGATGCCGAAGCCGAGGCCGAGGCCGCGGTACCCGAGGCCGAGGGCGTGACCGTGGCCGAGGGCGAGACCGTCGGCGCCCCGACTCCACCGTCACGGGCTCCGACCGCCGTACCCGCCCAACTCCCCCACGATCTCCCGACGTTCACCGGACGCCGCGCCGAGCTGGAGCAGGTGCTGGCCCTCCTGACCGACAGCGACGGCGGCGCCGACGTGGACGCCGGCACCGGCACCGTCGTGATCAGTGCCATCGGCGGCATGGCCGGAATCGGCAAGACGACGCTCGCCGTGCACTGGGCGCACCGGGTCGCGGACCGGTTCCCGGACGGGCAGCTCTACGTCAATCTGCGGGGGTTCGCGCCCTCGGGCGCGGTCATGGAGTCCGGTGAGGCGGTGCGTGTCTTCCTGGACGCGCTGGGCGTACCGCCCGAGCGGGTCCCGCACGGGGTGGACGCGCAGGCGGCGCTGTACCGCAGCCTGTTGGCGGGACGGCGGTTCCTGGTGCTGCTGGACAACGCGCGCGACACCGAGCAGGTACGGCCGCTGCTGCCGGGCACACCCGGCTGTCTCACCATCGTGACCAGCCGCGACCAGTTGGCGGGCCTGGTGTCCTCGCACGGCGCGCACACCCTCGCGTTGCGTCCGCTGGACACCGCGCAGGCGCGGGCGTTCCTCGAACGCCGGCTGGGTGCCGGGCGGCTCACCGGGGAGGCGCGGGCGGTGACGGAGATCGCGGCGCTGTGCGGCGGGCTGCCCCTGGCGCTGGCCTGTGTCGCGGCACGCGCCGCGGCGCACCCGGGCTTCCCGCTGTCGGCGATCGCGGCGGAGCTGCGCGCCGCGCACGGCAGCCTGGACGCGTTCAGCCGGACGGACCCGTCCGCGAACGTCGGCGCGGTGTTCTCCTGGTCGCTGGGGGCCCTGTCGCCCTCGGCGGCCCACCTCTTCCCGCTGCTCGCACTGCATCCGGGCCCGGACTTCTCGGTGGCGGCGACGGCCGCGCTCACCGGGCTGCCCGCACGCCGGGCACGGCGGCTCCTCGCCGAGCTGGCCGACGTCCATCTGCTGGGCGAGCCCGCCCCCGGCCGGTACGCGCTGCACGACCTGCTGCGCGCCCACGCCGCCGAACTCCTGGAGGAGCGACGCCCGGAGGACGAGCGCGAGGCGGCCACCGAGCGGCTGTACGCGTACTACGTGCACACCGCGCACGCCGCCGAGCCCCTCCTCGCCCCGCACGCGGACCCGCTGCCGCCGGACCCGGCCCCGGCCGGCGTCCAGGCCGAACCGCTCGCCGGCCACGAAGAGGCGCTCACCTGGCTGACCGCCGAGTATCCGGTACTGCTCGCCGTCGTCGGGGCGGCGGCCCGGTCCGGCCGCGACCGGGTGGCGGGCGCGCTCGCCTGGTCGCTGGAACCGTTCTTCGACCGGCGGGGCCACTGGCACGACTGGGCGACGGTCCAGCGGATCGCCCTCGACGCGGCGCTGCGGACGGCCGATCCCGGGTGGGAGGCCAGGGGGCTGCGGGCGCTGGCGCGGGCGGAGAGCCGGCTCGGGCTGCACGGCACGGCCCGCCCCCGCCTCGACCGCGCGCTGGCGCTCTTCGCCGAGCTGGGCGACGACATCGGGCGGGCCGACACCCATCGCAGCCTCGGCTGGACCCGCGACCAGGAGGGGGATCTGCCCGGCGCGCTGCGCCACAACCGGCTGGCCATGGAACTGTTCCGCTCCGGTGGCCGCCGGGCCGCGTACGCCAGTGTCCTCAACTCCGTCGGCTGGTACCACACCCTGCTCGGCGAGCACCGCGAGGCGCTGCGGCACTGCCACGAGGCGCTGACCCTGCTCCAGGACCTCGGCGACCGCTACGGCGAGGCCGCCACCTGGCACACCCTCGCCTACGCCCACCACCACCTGGGCCGCCATCCGAACGCGCTCGTCGGCTACGGCCACGCCCTCGCCCTCTACCGGGAACTGGGCGTGCCGTATCTGGAGGCCTGCACCCTGGTCCACATCGGCGACACGCACGAGGCGATGAGCGACCACGCCACCGCCCACGAGGTCCGTCAGCAGGCGCTCACCCTCCTCATCACCCTCGGCCATCCCGACGCCGACCAGGTACGGGCCCAGCTCGACGCGACCGGGCGATACGGGTGA
- a CDS encoding aspartyl/asparaginyl beta-hydroxylase domain-containing protein, with protein sequence MTRTRDGIDDLPEAAVLRRSFDPEPLRRDLDILDERAWGAQRTVVDGGELTDEAEIDWRCLPLRSPAGDPARTDPGGPGTDGFADTPLLARAPHLAEVLDSLPTPLRCARLMSLAPGVEVPEHRDTPTGLLYGFVRLHVPIRTNPGAVLRIDGKEHRWRPGSLWYGDFGRPHSVVNTGDRARVHLVVDCAVTPALLDLFPEDFQRRVPLSDVAFARPEVPLRTFELTDFQCALTLPPSFLRLDEPVAEHAEPDLDARIVAEDGRLVLDLADGPRFGLVHVGGGEFLLQGWIEERGLYLGLAGDHPRVVLFSRRGRHRQSVERPARPAALA encoded by the coding sequence GTGACGCGGACGAGGGACGGCATCGATGATCTCCCCGAAGCGGCGGTGCTGCGACGTTCGTTCGATCCCGAGCCCCTCCGAAGAGACCTGGACATACTGGACGAGCGTGCCTGGGGAGCCCAGCGCACGGTCGTCGACGGGGGAGAGCTGACCGACGAGGCCGAGATCGACTGGCGGTGCCTGCCCCTGCGCAGTCCGGCGGGCGACCCCGCCCGCACCGATCCCGGAGGGCCCGGCACCGACGGCTTCGCCGACACCCCGCTGCTGGCGCGCGCACCGCATCTGGCCGAGGTGCTCGACTCGCTCCCGACGCCCCTGCGCTGCGCCCGGCTGATGTCGCTGGCCCCGGGTGTGGAGGTCCCCGAGCACCGGGACACGCCCACCGGGCTCCTCTACGGCTTCGTCCGGCTCCATGTGCCGATCCGCACCAACCCCGGTGCCGTGCTGCGGATCGACGGCAAGGAGCACCGCTGGCGGCCGGGCAGTCTCTGGTACGGCGACTTCGGGCGCCCGCACAGCGTGGTCAACACCGGTGACCGCGCACGGGTCCACCTCGTGGTCGACTGCGCGGTCACCCCCGCACTGCTCGATCTGTTCCCCGAGGACTTCCAACGGCGGGTCCCGCTCAGCGATGTGGCCTTCGCCCGCCCCGAAGTGCCTTTGCGGACCTTCGAGTTGACCGACTTCCAGTGCGCGCTGACGCTGCCGCCGAGCTTTCTGCGGCTGGACGAGCCGGTCGCCGAGCACGCGGAACCCGACCTGGACGCCCGGATCGTCGCCGAGGACGGGCGACTGGTGCTGGACCTGGCCGACGGGCCGCGCTTCGGCCTGGTCCATGTCGGCGGCGGTGAATTCCTGCTCCAGGGCTGGATAGAGGAGCGGGGTCTGTACCTGGGCCTCGCGGGCGACCACCCCCGCGTCGTGCTCTTCTCCCGGCGCGGCCGGCACCGGCAGAGTGTCGAGCGCCCGGCCCGGCCCGCAGCCCTGGCGTGA
- a CDS encoding cytochrome P450 — MDLFRPLDDTTIDDPHPMYHRLRSAEPVHWYAPLSAWVVSGYDDCLFALHRTDLFSSDWRRAGIEIPDNLLSIQTLDPPEHGAVHRVLMDAYRRQDLTAMRARLERLADDLLEKLAVQPEFELIEAFTAPLSFAAVAELFGVPDADEKNIVAWSEAIVAAMDSGLTPEAAAPGTRARDALGAEISGWLDRRPDRGLLAELRRAEADRTISRDMILNTLRAMLHAGYAPTSRFIAASVLSLLRSPTAWSELRASGVTERAIKELLRHSGPVQAVARVCAEEVELGGNRLDKGSDVILLIAAANRDPERFPRPDELDLTRAAEHNLGFGRGAHACVGASLARLTCSVALDALLRHTPRLRQTGEPVHWRHATLRGLRRLPVSGGAG, encoded by the coding sequence ATGGACCTGTTCCGGCCGCTGGACGACACGACCATCGACGATCCGCACCCCATGTACCACCGGCTCCGGTCGGCCGAACCGGTGCACTGGTACGCGCCGTTGAGCGCCTGGGTGGTGAGCGGGTACGACGACTGCCTCTTCGCCCTGCACCGCACCGACCTCTTCTCCTCCGACTGGCGCCGGGCCGGTATCGAGATCCCGGACAACCTGCTCAGCATCCAGACCCTGGACCCGCCCGAGCACGGGGCCGTGCACCGGGTGCTCATGGACGCCTACCGGCGGCAGGACCTCACCGCGATGCGGGCGCGACTGGAGCGGCTGGCCGACGACCTCCTCGAAAAGCTCGCCGTCCAGCCGGAGTTCGAGCTGATCGAGGCCTTCACCGCCCCGCTGTCCTTCGCCGCGGTCGCCGAACTCTTCGGGGTCCCGGACGCCGACGAGAAGAACATCGTCGCCTGGTCGGAGGCGATCGTCGCCGCCATGGACTCCGGCCTCACCCCGGAGGCCGCCGCACCCGGCACCCGCGCCAGGGACGCGCTCGGCGCGGAGATCTCCGGCTGGCTCGACAGGCGACCGGACCGCGGTCTGCTCGCCGAACTGCGGCGTGCGGAGGCGGACCGGACCATCTCGCGCGACATGATCCTGAACACGCTGCGCGCGATGCTGCATGCCGGATACGCGCCCACGAGCCGCTTCATCGCGGCCTCCGTGCTGTCGCTGCTCCGCTCACCCACCGCCTGGTCCGAACTCCGGGCCAGCGGAGTGACCGAGCGCGCGATCAAGGAACTGCTGCGCCACTCCGGACCCGTCCAGGCCGTCGCCCGGGTCTGCGCCGAGGAGGTGGAGCTGGGCGGCAACCGCCTGGACAAGGGCAGCGACGTCATCCTGCTGATCGCCGCGGCGAACCGCGACCCGGAGCGGTTCCCGCGCCCCGACGAGCTCGACCTGACCCGCGCCGCCGAGCACAACCTGGGCTTCGGCCGGGGCGCGCACGCCTGTGTGGGCGCCTCGCTGGCCCGGCTGACCTGCTCCGTGGCCCTCGACGCGCTGCTGCGCCACACCCCACGGCTACGGCAGACCGGTGAGCCGGTCCACTGGCGGCACGCCACACTGCGCGGTCTGCGCCGACTGCCGGTGAGCGGAGGCGCCGGATGA
- a CDS encoding class I SAM-dependent methyltransferase, translating into MSPLGTGTSSDGGPVAPDGSPVGLYRVFPPGREPALIHAALPPGAAVLELGCGAGRITHALVGLGHPVVAVDQSADMLASVRDATPVHADIEGLDLGRRFPAVVLAGYLVNTIVPGQRDAFLATCRRHVADDGVVLVQRTAPRWAASLRPGGEHRSGEFSVTVTEARLDDGVLHAAQECRHRGTTWTHSWTDLVHSDETIEKLAAESGLPLHRWLDEDREWALLRPG; encoded by the coding sequence ATGAGCCCGCTCGGCACCGGAACCTCCTCCGACGGCGGCCCCGTGGCGCCGGACGGCAGTCCCGTCGGCCTCTACCGGGTGTTCCCGCCGGGGCGCGAGCCGGCGCTCATCCACGCCGCCCTTCCGCCGGGCGCCGCCGTCCTCGAACTCGGCTGCGGCGCGGGCCGGATCACCCACGCGCTCGTCGGCCTCGGACACCCCGTGGTCGCCGTCGACCAGAGCGCCGACATGCTCGCCTCGGTACGGGACGCCACCCCCGTCCACGCCGACATCGAGGGACTCGACCTCGGGCGCCGCTTCCCCGCGGTGGTCCTCGCCGGCTATCTGGTCAACACCATCGTGCCCGGCCAGCGGGACGCCTTCCTCGCCACCTGCCGACGGCACGTCGCGGACGACGGCGTCGTCCTCGTCCAGCGGACCGCTCCGCGGTGGGCCGCCTCGCTGCGGCCCGGCGGGGAACACCGGTCCGGCGAGTTCTCCGTCACCGTCACCGAGGCCCGGCTCGACGACGGTGTCCTGCACGCCGCCCAGGAATGCCGTCATCGGGGCACGACCTGGACGCATTCCTGGACCGACCTCGTCCACTCCGACGAGACCATCGAGAAACTCGCCGCCGAATCCGGCCTCCCCCTGCACCGCTGGCTCGACGAGGACCGGGAGTGGGCCCTGCTGCGACCGGGCTGA